A window of the Bacteroides thetaiotaomicron VPI-5482 genome harbors these coding sequences:
- a CDS encoding ABC transporter ATP-binding protein encodes MIKTINLQKIFKTEEVETWALNNVSIEVKQGEFVAIMGPSGCGKSTLLNILGLLDNPTGGEYYLNGTEVSKYTESQRTSLRKGVIGFVFQSFNLIDELNVYENIELPLLYMGISASERKKRVETAMERMAITHRSKHFPQQLSGGQQQRVAIARAVVANPKLILADEPTGNLDSKNGKEVMGLLSELNKEGTTIVMVTHSQHDAGYADRIINLFDGQVVTEVSM; translated from the coding sequence ATGATCAAGACAATTAATTTACAGAAGATTTTCAAGACCGAAGAAGTAGAAACCTGGGCGTTGAATAACGTAAGTATCGAAGTGAAACAAGGAGAGTTCGTTGCCATTATGGGACCTTCCGGTTGTGGAAAGTCAACATTGCTCAATATTCTTGGGTTATTGGACAATCCGACAGGAGGGGAATATTACCTCAATGGAACAGAAGTTTCCAAGTACACAGAGTCACAGCGTACCAGCCTTCGTAAAGGAGTGATCGGTTTTGTCTTTCAAAGCTTCAATCTGATAGATGAATTGAATGTTTATGAAAATATTGAATTGCCTTTGCTTTACATGGGTATCTCAGCTTCCGAACGTAAAAAGAGAGTGGAGACTGCTATGGAACGAATGGCTATCACACATCGCAGCAAACACTTCCCGCAACAACTTTCCGGAGGTCAGCAGCAGCGTGTTGCTATTGCCCGTGCAGTAGTTGCCAATCCTAAGTTGATCCTGGCCGATGAGCCTACCGGTAATCTGGACTCAAAGAACGGTAAAGAAGTGATGGGGCTATTGAGTGAACTAAATAAGGAAGGAACCACTATTGTGATGGTAACACATTCACAGCACGATGCCGGTTATGCCGACCGTATCATTAATTTGTTTGACGGACAGGTAGTAACGGAAGTCAGTATGTAA
- a CDS encoding ABC transporter permease — translation MIKHYLKVAFRNLVKYKTQSLVSIIGLAVGFTCFALSVLWIRYEMTYDTFHNGADRIYMVRAHYTDSPGSTSNVTPYPLANYLQEKMPEIEATASTSIYRDMKFRMGDNEQEVVMATADSVFMNFFNIRLLKGTVNFLKENDPEIAITEEFARKLFGSEEDALGKEVELSGRPRKIGAIVSGWSRHSNIPYSVLSSARRYPRWSSKGEQLFIRVRAGVDRDTFQKKMEDIDILDIPKESELVKLLITPISALRYSDYVSKVEVVISFSYIFYFSLAGGLVIICSLFNYLTLYISRLCMRSSEMALRKVNGASNTSLSVQFAIELLLILCIALLCGLLMIEVSMSSFLNFTQIEASVYYGEIIAYLLIVIILSFLFAQIPLSYFRRRTLQEAIKGNVVTTRPYLFRKIGIIMQLVVSLAFIFCAAVMMKQLYFLKNTDLGMERHNVGNVALWNGDIKQWSAKIAALPMVTEALPPSYFPIIPTGPMMYVEINNWDDLPKAVEEPLTVGMMPAKEEFFEFYKLNLLEGEFISDKNQENEVVIDENTCRKFGWKRALGKSFYHEYNGQRSLYKVVGVVRNFSYRSPTSEPGLIAFQHPKAQDYLLNRASILFKFREGTWNECRATIEKLYREEFSNAYMRLFNEEEEYNKYLRSEDALMKLLSFVSLVCVIISVFGVFSLVTLSCEQRQKEIAIRKVNGAQIHHILQMFFQEYLLLLIIAAVIAFPTGYVVMRRWIDSYVRQTSIDGWVYISIFVVIAIILLLSIIWRVWKAARQNPAEIIKSE, via the coding sequence ATGATTAAACACTATTTGAAAGTAGCCTTTCGCAATTTGGTAAAGTACAAGACACAGAGCCTTGTCAGTATCATTGGATTAGCTGTTGGTTTCACTTGTTTTGCGCTGTCTGTCTTATGGATTCGTTATGAAATGACTTACGATACTTTCCATAACGGAGCCGACCGTATCTATATGGTACGTGCGCATTATACTGATTCCCCTGGTAGTACATCCAATGTTACTCCTTACCCTTTGGCAAACTATTTACAGGAGAAAATGCCGGAGATAGAAGCTACTGCTTCCACTTCCATATATCGGGATATGAAATTCCGTATGGGAGATAATGAACAGGAGGTAGTAATGGCTACAGCAGATTCTGTTTTCATGAACTTTTTCAATATACGGCTGCTGAAAGGAACAGTCAACTTCCTGAAAGAAAATGATCCGGAAATCGCCATTACGGAAGAGTTTGCCCGAAAGCTTTTTGGCAGTGAAGAGGATGCTTTGGGGAAAGAAGTAGAACTGAGCGGACGTCCCCGTAAGATAGGCGCCATTGTGAGCGGATGGTCCCGTCATTCCAATATACCGTATAGTGTATTGAGTTCGGCAAGGCGCTATCCACGCTGGAGTAGTAAGGGAGAACAACTGTTTATCCGTGTTCGCGCAGGAGTGGATAGGGATACTTTTCAAAAGAAGATGGAAGACATTGATATCTTGGATATTCCCAAAGAGAGCGAACTTGTGAAGCTTCTGATCACGCCCATTTCGGCTTTGCGTTATTCGGATTATGTTTCTAAAGTAGAGGTAGTTATCTCCTTCAGTTATATTTTCTATTTCTCTTTAGCAGGCGGATTGGTCATTATTTGTTCCTTATTCAATTACCTGACGCTTTATATCAGTCGGCTTTGCATGCGTAGTAGTGAAATGGCGCTTCGTAAAGTAAATGGTGCAAGTAATACATCTTTATCGGTGCAGTTTGCCATTGAACTGTTGTTGATTCTATGTATCGCCCTGTTATGCGGACTGTTGATGATAGAGGTGAGTATGTCCAGCTTCCTGAACTTCACACAGATAGAGGCCAGTGTATATTATGGAGAGATCATTGCATATCTTTTGATTGTAATCATTCTGTCTTTCCTGTTTGCACAGATACCTTTATCTTATTTTCGCCGTCGGACATTGCAGGAAGCGATAAAAGGGAATGTGGTAACTACCAGACCTTATCTGTTTCGTAAGATAGGAATTATCATGCAGTTAGTTGTCAGTCTTGCTTTTATCTTCTGTGCGGCTGTTATGATGAAGCAACTCTATTTTCTGAAAAATACGGACTTAGGAATGGAACGCCATAATGTCGGTAATGTAGCCTTATGGAATGGTGATATTAAGCAATGGTCGGCGAAGATAGCTGCTTTGCCCATGGTGACAGAGGCTTTGCCCCCTTCGTATTTCCCGATTATTCCTACAGGACCGATGATGTATGTCGAAATAAACAACTGGGATGATTTGCCGAAAGCAGTGGAAGAACCTTTAACTGTTGGTATGATGCCTGCTAAAGAAGAATTCTTTGAATTTTATAAATTGAATTTATTGGAAGGCGAGTTTATATCGGACAAGAATCAAGAAAATGAAGTCGTGATAGATGAAAATACATGCCGTAAATTTGGATGGAAACGGGCTTTGGGCAAAAGTTTCTATCATGAATATAATGGTCAGCGTAGCCTATATAAGGTTGTCGGAGTAGTCAGGAACTTTAGCTATCGTTCTCCTACGAGTGAACCGGGACTGATTGCTTTTCAGCATCCTAAAGCGCAAGATTATCTGTTGAATCGTGCCAGCATTCTGTTTAAATTTAGAGAGGGCACGTGGAATGAATGCCGTGCGACCATAGAGAAACTGTACAGAGAGGAATTTTCGAATGCGTATATGCGATTGTTTAATGAAGAAGAGGAATATAACAAGTACCTCCGCTCCGAAGATGCACTGATGAAATTATTGAGTTTTGTATCATTGGTTTGCGTCATTATTTCTGTATTCGGAGTTTTCTCATTGGTAACGCTGTCTTGTGAACAGCGTCAGAAAGAGATTGCTATACGTAAGGTGAACGGAGCGCAAATCCATCATATCCTGCAGATGTTCTTCCAGGAATATTTATTGTTATTGATCATAGCTGCCGTTATTGCATTCCCCACAGGATATGTTGTAATGAGGAGATGGATCGACAGCTACGTGAGACAAACATCGATAGATGGCTGGGTATATATAAGTATCTTTGTTGTGATAGCTATTATTCTTTTGCTTAGCATCATTTGGAGAGTATGGAAAGCTGCCCGGCAGAATCCGGCAGAAATTATCAAGAGTGAATAA
- a CDS encoding ABC transporter permease, with the protein MIYHYLKIAFRNLIKYKTQSIVSIVGLAIGFTCFALSALWIRYEMTYDTFHEGAERIYLAGNKFDLQGDGFSYYSSSLLADYIKKNCPEVENACHIYNGGITSIEHEKNVYHTYQLEVDSNFISMFNIIAIDGDNRLRLGDKQVAITDKTAKKIFGEESPIGKQLLFPDRGNAEMTIVAVVKSWEGHSMYPFDILLPYKDRDPDWGRQQCHTLFRIYPNSDVEAVEKRLAKYKIQLDSYSPVISTPIAPLSTLRSTHPREDINVKLNHVRLFACIGALVIICGLCNYLTMLVTRIRMRKRELALRKVNGASNGNLLSLLLSELILLLVLSLGLGIMMIELILPVFKELSQIDESTSYFYSEVFVYILLLLLITMGFAAILVRYVNKRTLLDSINHKSNLHLSGWFYKGSILFQLFISIGFVFCTLVMMKQLNFLQNSKELGLEKHNVGAILSIYGFENTPFKEILKQMPDVTECLCGFSSPIPKSSFSSYELREWEGQTDKEQRIKLENETINQDYVDFFQIDVIEGDMLDEKDGQGVVVINEAAVKAFGWSQPIGKKIYLNEVCTVKGVIRDIYYNAPIYPVIPAVFFLPKDNPGNGNRGPFLFKFKEGTWKTVYQKLQEEAHKDNMDAVLNLINMEDTYNEYMKSENTLSKLLSVVSLICIVIAVFGIFSLVTLSCEQRRKEIAIRKVNGASVKVILNLFFKEYLILLVIASFMAFPLSYLIMKYWLEGYVKQTPINFWIYGGIFAGMLLIIFLSIIWRVWKAARQNPAEVIKSE; encoded by the coding sequence ATGATATATCATTATTTAAAAATAGCTTTTCGCAATCTGATCAAGTACAAGACGCAGAGTATTGTAAGTATAGTCGGCTTGGCAATTGGTTTCACCTGTTTTGCATTGTCTGCCCTATGGATACGTTATGAAATGACATACGATACGTTTCATGAAGGGGCGGAGCGCATCTACTTGGCAGGTAATAAATTTGATTTGCAGGGAGACGGATTTTCTTATTATTCATCCAGTTTGTTGGCTGATTATATAAAGAAAAACTGTCCGGAGGTGGAGAATGCTTGCCATATATATAATGGAGGTATAACTTCCATTGAACATGAGAAGAATGTATATCATACATACCAGTTGGAAGTTGATTCTAACTTTATTTCAATGTTTAATATCATTGCGATAGATGGCGATAATCGTTTGAGACTGGGGGATAAACAAGTTGCCATTACGGATAAAACCGCCAAAAAAATATTCGGAGAAGAATCCCCGATAGGCAAACAATTGCTATTTCCTGACAGAGGAAATGCTGAAATGACGATTGTCGCAGTAGTAAAATCATGGGAAGGACATTCCATGTATCCTTTTGATATTTTGTTACCATATAAAGACCGAGATCCGGATTGGGGAAGACAGCAATGCCATACTCTTTTCCGTATCTATCCGAATAGTGATGTAGAAGCTGTAGAGAAGAGACTGGCGAAATATAAAATACAACTGGACTCATATAGCCCGGTTATATCTACTCCTATAGCTCCGTTATCAACATTGAGGAGTACTCATCCGAGGGAGGATATCAATGTCAAATTGAATCATGTTCGTCTTTTTGCTTGCATTGGAGCTTTGGTTATTATTTGCGGATTATGTAACTATTTAACAATGCTTGTAACCCGTATCCGAATGCGCAAGCGCGAATTGGCACTACGAAAAGTGAATGGAGCCTCCAATGGCAATCTTCTTTCATTACTCCTTTCAGAATTGATCTTGTTGCTTGTGCTGTCATTAGGCTTGGGAATCATGATGATAGAGTTAATTCTGCCTGTTTTTAAGGAGTTGTCGCAAATCGATGAGAGTACTTCATACTTTTATAGTGAAGTGTTTGTATATATATTATTATTGTTACTGATAACAATGGGTTTTGCAGCTATACTTGTGCGCTATGTCAACAAGCGGACATTGCTCGATAGTATCAATCACAAATCAAATCTTCATCTTTCCGGCTGGTTTTATAAAGGTAGCATTTTATTCCAGCTTTTTATAAGTATTGGTTTTGTGTTCTGCACTTTGGTCATGATGAAGCAACTCAATTTTCTGCAAAATTCCAAAGAATTGGGATTGGAGAAACATAATGTGGGAGCCATTCTTTCTATTTATGGATTTGAAAATACTCCTTTCAAAGAGATACTAAAGCAGATGCCTGATGTAACAGAATGTTTATGTGGTTTTTCCAGTCCTATTCCTAAATCGTCATTTTCTTCTTATGAATTGAGGGAATGGGAAGGACAGACTGATAAAGAACAACGAATCAAATTAGAGAATGAAACAATCAATCAGGATTATGTTGATTTCTTTCAGATAGACGTTATAGAAGGTGATATGTTGGATGAAAAAGACGGACAAGGAGTAGTGGTAATCAATGAAGCTGCCGTAAAAGCTTTCGGATGGTCTCAACCGATAGGTAAAAAGATATATCTGAATGAAGTTTGCACAGTGAAAGGTGTTATCAGAGATATATATTATAATGCTCCGATTTATCCAGTGATTCCGGCTGTATTCTTTTTGCCGAAGGATAATCCGGGCAACGGAAACAGAGGGCCCTTTCTTTTTAAATTTAAAGAAGGTACATGGAAGACAGTATACCAAAAACTGCAGGAAGAGGCGCATAAGGACAATATGGATGCGGTATTGAACTTGATAAATATGGAAGATACCTATAATGAATACATGAAGTCAGAAAACACATTAAGCAAGTTACTGAGTGTTGTTTCTCTTATCTGTATCGTGATTGCCGTATTTGGCATATTCTCCTTAGTGACGTTATCATGTGAACAGCGCCGGAAAGAGATTGCTATCCGGAAAGTAAACGGTGCAAGTGTAAAGGTCATTTTGAACTTATTTTTTAAAGAGTACTTGATTTTACTTGTCATAGCGTCATTCATGGCCTTTCCATTAAGTTATCTCATCATGAAGTACTGGCTCGAAGGATATGTAAAGCAGACGCCGATAAACTTTTGGATATATGGAGGCATATTTGCAGGTATGTTACTTATAATATTCCTTAGCATCATCTGGAGAGTATGGAAAGCTGCCCGACAGAACCCGGCAGAAGTAATCAAAAGTGAATAA
- a CDS encoding ABC transporter permease, which produces MKNQLSAIRTLSRFRIYTMINIIGLAVSVAATLIIVRYIHQEITVDHFCKDLDRLYLLTIQRSNGSISITDNTDRNNDPNFIDPLKNPEVEAYSYSVSFDDDYIVVDNHRYQANVLVTDSLLLQLMDYPIVSGIKTIQKPDDAIITRKYAWHIFGDEDPIGKQLTSSSGSVLTIRGIVDEPSTKASLQFDLIAPVNQGKYTDWSRMGFCMVRLTNGTDLKKYNEKISKPQSLICYSHSPIQYGLTPLKGLYFNKIVEPSAASFLRGNINHVTILTVVACMLLLVGVFNFINIYTVIVLKRAREFGVKKVYGASGFQIFIQIYVENIYMVAAALLIIWMLIETSAGIFASVYAIPVKPDIVFDLSLSLILLFVLPLVTSVFPFLRYNYSSPITSLRSVNAGGNSIVSRAVFLFIQYVITFSLIVVALFFVRQLYTMLNADLGYQAKNIISCQFLSFETQNRRYANDEEWQKERDLERHKVQVIKQKMDACPLFISWGYGEAPINLEPYVNVESNGEKHKMAIMYVNNNYMNMFGLKLKEGRTWNDKDQFAQYKMMINETARKLFRIKDINEASLQTESRLWWSVGTDESKNPAYQVVGVIEDFRTGHLSMGDASLAILYDEGENPTEPLMAKIAEGKRKEAIQFLKELHNEVMGEGEFNYSFVEDEVEKLYDDDKRTTHIYVTFAGLAICVSCLGLFGLSLYDIRQRYREIALRKVNGATGKQIALLLVRKYLYILGAAFAVAIPLVYYIINDYTKDFAVKAPIGAGIFVTGFILTLLISLGTLLWQVRKAVRINPALIMKNE; this is translated from the coding sequence ATGAAGAACCAATTATCTGCTATCAGGACTTTATCCCGTTTCAGAATATACACGATGATCAATATTATCGGGCTTGCAGTCAGTGTGGCTGCAACGTTGATAATTGTACGCTATATCCATCAGGAGATAACAGTTGACCATTTCTGTAAGGACCTGGACCGATTGTACTTGCTGACTATTCAAAGGAGTAATGGCAGCATTTCAATCACAGATAATACAGACAGGAATAATGATCCTAATTTTATAGACCCTTTAAAGAATCCGGAAGTAGAAGCATATTCTTATAGTGTTTCTTTTGACGATGATTATATTGTAGTCGATAATCACCGTTACCAGGCCAATGTTTTGGTAACTGATAGCTTGCTTTTGCAGTTGATGGACTATCCGATAGTTTCGGGAATTAAAACTATTCAGAAACCGGATGATGCAATTATTACCCGGAAATATGCCTGGCATATTTTTGGTGACGAAGACCCGATAGGGAAACAATTAACTTCATCGTCAGGTTCTGTACTTACCATTCGTGGCATTGTGGATGAACCGAGTACCAAGGCTTCTTTACAATTCGACCTGATAGCTCCGGTGAATCAGGGGAAATATACAGACTGGAGTCGGATGGGATTCTGCATGGTCCGGTTGACAAACGGAACAGACCTGAAAAAGTATAATGAAAAGATTTCCAAGCCGCAGTCATTAATATGTTACAGTCATTCTCCCATACAGTACGGGCTTACTCCCTTGAAAGGATTGTATTTCAATAAGATTGTCGAACCTTCGGCAGCTTCTTTTTTGCGGGGGAATATCAATCATGTGACGATTCTGACTGTAGTGGCTTGTATGCTGCTGTTGGTGGGAGTCTTCAATTTTATCAATATCTACACGGTTATCGTTCTAAAGCGGGCACGTGAGTTTGGTGTTAAAAAAGTATATGGTGCGAGCGGCTTTCAGATATTTATCCAGATTTATGTAGAGAATATATATATGGTGGCAGCCGCCTTGCTTATCATCTGGATGCTGATCGAAACTTCAGCCGGGATATTCGCCTCGGTATATGCAATTCCTGTAAAACCGGATATCGTTTTTGATCTGTCGCTGTCTCTCATTTTATTATTCGTATTGCCGTTGGTGACGTCTGTCTTTCCTTTTTTACGTTACAACTATTCTTCTCCGATCACTTCTTTGCGTTCTGTAAATGCCGGAGGAAATTCAATTGTTTCCCGTGCAGTATTCTTATTTATTCAATATGTCATTACGTTCAGTCTGATAGTAGTCGCATTGTTTTTTGTTCGCCAGTTGTACACAATGCTGAATGCGGATTTAGGATATCAGGCAAAGAATATCATTTCATGCCAGTTCCTGTCATTCGAGACACAAAACAGAAGATATGCAAATGATGAAGAATGGCAGAAAGAACGTGACTTGGAGCGGCATAAGGTACAGGTTATTAAACAGAAGATGGACGCATGCCCTTTATTCATTTCATGGGGATATGGGGAAGCACCTATCAATCTGGAACCATACGTCAATGTGGAGAGTAACGGAGAGAAACATAAAATGGCTATCATGTATGTTAATAATAATTACATGAATATGTTTGGCCTGAAGCTGAAAGAAGGAAGAACGTGGAATGATAAAGACCAGTTTGCCCAATATAAAATGATGATAAATGAAACAGCCAGAAAGCTCTTCCGGATAAAAGATATTAATGAAGCTTCACTGCAAACCGAATCCCGTCTATGGTGGAGTGTGGGGACAGATGAGAGTAAAAATCCTGCTTATCAGGTAGTAGGTGTGATAGAAGACTTCCGGACCGGACACTTATCTATGGGGGATGCATCACTGGCTATTCTGTATGATGAAGGAGAAAACCCTACCGAACCTTTAATGGCTAAAATAGCCGAAGGTAAACGCAAGGAAGCCATTCAATTCTTGAAGGAACTACACAACGAAGTAATGGGTGAGGGGGAGTTCAATTACTCCTTCGTCGAAGATGAAGTTGAAAAACTGTACGATGATGACAAGAGAACAACCCACATCTACGTCACCTTTGCCGGACTGGCTATCTGCGTTTCCTGCCTCGGATTGTTCGGGCTGTCATTGTATGACATTCGCCAGCGCTACAGGGAGATTGCATTGCGTAAAGTGAACGGAGCTACCGGCAAACAGATCGCTTTGTTATTGGTCAGGAAGTATCTTTATATTTTGGGAGCCGCCTTTGCTGTCGCTATTCCTTTGGTCTATTATATTATTAATGACTATACCAAAGACTTTGCGGTGAAAGCTCCGATAGGAGCAGGGATTTTTGTGACAGGCTTCATCCTTACCTTGCTTATCTCACTGGGTACATTACTCTGGCAGGTACGCAAAGCTGTCCGCATCAATCCGGCATTGATCATGAAGAACGAATAA
- a CDS encoding ABC transporter permease: MERTAMENLVLLKLIFRNWWRNKLFAVISLVSLVVGISCTNLLISFVIHEYTIEGENPKKDRILRLTQRLPSMQSTGQVSFVYGGSVAGMIAPFPEIESYLRLTEKEATHIEIENQRFPQQVIVEADSSFCRFFPYQILSGNMKEALTKPDCIALSEEKAMQYFGKFDCIGRELSVVYGDKVEMKKVSAIYKFYAQSALRIDLLGNSQNLQEEGTSCMILLKEKTDVSAFRERFESTELPTVTGPGYYKLQTLQESYFDTKLADSVKTFSHRQIALLSIGLLSAFLVLFIACFNYVNLSFSRLLKQVNMIHVETLMGASHSYICRQLFIDTFLTVFIAFILSILVMGDILSLFNYFFDARLTFGFILSWKVFPFILLFVSLLAIIPATYMTKKLNRISISGYRQFFQGRKRRRLVATLVGVQMVISIGLMTAFMMIRTQLSTIEGQGERFKGVIILGNEGAALTIPLYNDIKNLPGIQTALLSKGRITSPFNIIIPLNRNGQEVMVNKVLLTENYGLLDLFNIELLEPERTEDLFSKVAHPVVVNEAFVQFFVPGGEDPVGQTLSKYEQDNAGEGTIIGVCKDFRLTSFNSAITPMQIILQEIPVDQATYLSCRIDEGRRNEIVKNLRLLWEKHEPGHSFVYIDAYQQYISNNTDMVNFSRLLLAYAIISLFLTLFGIFGITWYAVEQRKREIAIRKVHGASSRQILLLLNRPFFYYILIADMIAIPIVYVLMKRWREQFVYPTDWGIEVFIVPVVLLMLVTFVTVVLNGYHTALSNPAETIKTE; encoded by the coding sequence ATGGAACGAACTGCTATGGAAAACCTCGTACTATTAAAACTTATATTCAGAAACTGGTGGCGCAATAAACTTTTTGCGGTCATCTCTTTGGTCAGTCTTGTGGTCGGTATTTCCTGTACCAATCTTCTGATCTCGTTTGTCATCCATGAATATACGATAGAAGGGGAAAATCCAAAGAAGGACCGTATCCTGCGCCTGACTCAGCGACTGCCATCCATGCAGAGCACCGGACAAGTATCATTTGTCTACGGAGGATCGGTTGCCGGAATGATAGCTCCGTTTCCGGAGATTGAATCTTATCTCCGGCTGACCGAGAAGGAGGCAACTCATATTGAAATTGAGAACCAGCGCTTTCCTCAACAGGTCATTGTTGAGGCCGACAGTTCTTTCTGCCGTTTTTTCCCGTACCAGATATTGTCCGGCAATATGAAAGAAGCCTTGACTAAGCCGGACTGTATTGCTTTGAGTGAAGAAAAGGCCATGCAATACTTCGGGAAGTTCGATTGTATCGGGCGAGAACTTTCTGTGGTATATGGAGATAAAGTTGAAATGAAAAAGGTATCTGCCATATATAAGTTTTATGCGCAGTCAGCACTCCGTATTGATTTGCTTGGTAATTCTCAGAACCTGCAGGAAGAAGGAACTTCCTGTATGATTCTTCTCAAAGAAAAGACTGACGTGTCAGCCTTTCGCGAGCGTTTTGAGTCAACAGAACTGCCTACAGTGACAGGTCCCGGTTATTATAAACTCCAGACATTACAAGAATCCTACTTTGACACAAAACTGGCTGATTCCGTGAAAACATTCAGTCATCGGCAGATCGCTTTGTTGAGTATCGGTTTATTATCAGCTTTTCTTGTCTTATTCATCGCTTGCTTCAATTACGTAAACCTAAGCTTTTCGCGCCTGCTGAAACAAGTAAACATGATTCATGTAGAGACATTGATGGGAGCTTCTCATTCATATATTTGCCGGCAACTTTTTATTGATACATTCCTTACCGTATTTATCGCTTTCATCCTTTCCATTCTTGTAATGGGGGACATACTTTCTCTTTTCAATTATTTCTTTGATGCCCGTCTGACTTTCGGTTTCATTCTTTCATGGAAAGTCTTTCCATTTATTCTTCTGTTTGTTTCTCTTTTGGCCATTATACCGGCCACCTATATGACGAAGAAACTGAACCGCATTTCTATCAGCGGATATCGGCAATTTTTTCAAGGGAGAAAAAGAAGAAGACTGGTAGCGACCCTTGTAGGCGTGCAAATGGTTATCTCCATCGGATTGATGACTGCCTTTATGATGATACGTACGCAACTTTCAACCATAGAAGGGCAGGGTGAACGCTTTAAAGGAGTTATAATCTTAGGTAATGAGGGGGCTGCCTTGACTATCCCTTTGTATAATGACATTAAAAACCTGCCCGGTATCCAAACTGCCCTGTTATCCAAAGGGCGGATAACGAGTCCTTTTAATATCATCATTCCACTAAACAGGAATGGGCAGGAAGTAATGGTAAATAAAGTTTTATTGACCGAGAACTATGGACTGCTGGACTTATTCAACATAGAACTTCTCGAACCGGAACGAACGGAGGATTTATTTTCCAAGGTAGCCCATCCGGTAGTTGTTAATGAAGCCTTTGTACAGTTCTTTGTACCGGGAGGAGAAGATCCGGTGGGGCAGACCTTAAGCAAATATGAGCAGGACAACGCCGGTGAAGGAACTATTATCGGTGTGTGCAAAGATTTCAGACTGACTTCTTTCAACTCTGCCATTACTCCGATGCAGATTATTCTTCAAGAGATTCCGGTCGATCAGGCAACCTACCTGTCTTGTCGTATAGATGAGGGCAGACGCAATGAGATAGTAAAAAATCTCCGGTTGCTGTGGGAGAAACACGAGCCGGGACATTCTTTTGTTTACATAGACGCCTATCAGCAATATATATCCAACAATACAGATATGGTGAATTTCTCCCGATTATTACTGGCTTATGCTATAATCAGTTTGTTCCTGACCCTTTTTGGTATCTTTGGAATTACATGGTATGCGGTAGAACAACGAAAAAGAGAAATTGCGATTCGTAAAGTACACGGTGCCTCTTCCCGCCAAATTCTATTGTTGTTGAATCGTCCGTTCTTCTATTATATTCTGATAGCCGACATGATCGCTATTCCTATCGTATATGTCTTGATGAAACGGTGGAGGGAACAGTTTGTGTATCCTACGGATTGGGGAATAGAAGTATTTATAGTACCTGTCGTCTTATTGATGCTTGTAACGTTTGTCACAGTTGTCCTTAACGGATATCATACGGCATTAAGTAATCCGGCTGAGACTATTAAAACGGAATGA